From the Natrarchaeobaculum aegyptiacum genome, one window contains:
- a CDS encoding HVO_0416 family zinc finger protein — MASSPNGAGDDVFDQFLADRGHAVERVGWEREYNKKQCPECGGLHDPSASACTVCGWEPTV, encoded by the coding sequence ATGGCATCCTCACCCAACGGTGCCGGTGACGACGTGTTCGATCAATTCCTCGCGGATCGCGGTCATGCGGTAGAACGTGTCGGGTGGGAACGAGAGTATAACAAGAAACAGTGTCCAGAATGCGGCGGGCTTCACGACCCGTCCGCGAGCGCCTGTACCGTCTGCGGCTGGGAACCGACGGTCTGA
- a CDS encoding DUF7563 family protein gives MPECQNCGAFVTDAYARVFTPRGVDDPRVCPECEDKIRDGSQIRAARSPRNT, from the coding sequence ATGCCGGAATGTCAAAATTGCGGTGCATTCGTGACGGACGCCTACGCTCGAGTCTTCACCCCTCGTGGCGTCGACGATCCGCGCGTCTGCCCGGAGTGTGAAGACAAGATTCGTGACGGTTCCCAGATTCGTGCCGCCCGCTCGCCGCGAAACACGTAA